DNA sequence from the Epinephelus moara isolate mb chromosome 3, YSFRI_EMoa_1.0, whole genome shotgun sequence genome:
atctgagcctgtcggtgacaaaaacaagcacttttagtggacgtacgtTGACGGTGGGAACATGCCACGAGTGGTTACACTACAGCCTGTTCTGCTCAATAttggaccaattttaaaaactgttgctcccattagtcacttagacacaaaaacatgcaataaTAGGTATGCTCACATAATCCTGTTTGAGCTATAACAGATAGAGTACTGTCAACAAACTGTTACCACTGGAAATCGCCGGTTTCAGTTCAACGCTGGAAGTTGCAAAATTTAcgcaaggtatcatgggggctaggaataaggtggatacagTAGGCCATTTctcaacattttattcattttatgtgAAGAAAGCTTagtcaaattgttttttttaagttaaaattATTGTTCAAGGTAATACAGACAGAGACTCTTACAAAAAGTTCTCAAAACTATCAGGAAATTAACCTTTGATGCAAAATGtacaggaaataatctgctcagAATTCATCCAAATCGCTTGTTTtgcacaaacttcctgcagttattgcgTTCACTGTTTGAGTTAATCGTAGAGTTTAGCAGTTGCtctgtgctgttgttgttattcaTTGAATGTAATATGAAATATCTATTAAATATGTCACGTAGTCAGGGGTCGTCAGTTTACTCAATGATAGGAAAGGGGTCCCTTAAGAAAGACAGGTTGAAAATCACTGCCCTGAGTCATGATGTTAGTCCTCTAAACTACCCATGCCATACGAATGACCTCCCGGGCCTCCAGCTCCTCTAACAACCCGAAAAGTTATCTTTTGGGGAGTGCTGTGAGCCCCTGGATTGCTGTCTTCAGTCTTGCTAGCTACGGACACATTTTCAGTGTCGATGTGACTGAACATTCTCTGACTTTTCATTTGTCTGCAGCTTTTTTCACACATCCTGCAACGGGAATTCCAAGAGAGCAACACCAAACATTTGTCCCGTAAATTCACCGAGTGGGTTTACGGGCCCGTCCACAGCTCCCTGTATGACCTGGCCTCCGTGGACTCATATGAGGATAAGTCCGTGATGGAGATTCTGGTGTACGGCAGTGACATCCCTGTGAGTCCCAGCGTTACGAGCCTGGTCAGTCAGAACAGCTGCTGTCGTTACTCTGCACTCAAACATGTGTCTCCTCTCAGAACCGCCACAAGATGCTGCAAACGGAGCCTCTGGGccagctgctggaggagaagTGGAGGATGTTTGCAGGCCGAATGTTTTTCCTCAACTTCTTGGTCTACATCCTGTACCTGACCATCTTCACTCTTGTAGCCTACAATAGGAAATTTGGAAAGGTGAGCTCAGCTGCTACAAACTGTGTGACTGATGTGTGTAACCATCTCAGAAAGGCTGATGTTGGTTATGTTTCTTCTCTGCCCCACAGCCGCCATTTCCTGTCGAAAACAACTTAATGGGTTACCTGGATCTTTCAGGCCAGCTAGTGATGGTGCTGGCAAACTGCTATTTCTTTCTCGTAGGGGTATGTATGTGCCTGGGTGTTGTTGAATTAAAATTCAATGGCTCGTATCATCACCTTGTCATTCCAGTAATGTGATTTATCAAAAAACAATAGGTCGCAGAGATGAAGAGGAAACGGCCAAAGCTGCAGACGTTGCTGATTGATGGATATTATGAGATACTTTTGTAAGTAGTAACACTTATCTCCCAGACGTGGTCAAAATTAAAAGTTTTCATGTGATCTGaatttacattcagtgtttttcaccaGAACACACTGTCCTTGTGCTGAATGCAACATTTGCAAAGCAGATTTTCTTAAAACGTTTGATTGTGCGTGTATACATTTACGTTTGCTAGCTAGCAGTCTTTTTCTTCACTGTCGTTGACATCTTGCTACGTATGCAGCCTAggcgccagaagaaaatgttggcatagtCCGTTTCTGAtaggttacatttgtacgtatcatatcaacatttctaaagtcaCACATTCTGATTACAAGCACTGTGCATGACATGACTTTGTCatagggaggtggaggggatggtggatggtgttaCACCTAAttgagacagctgccaagctgcagacaactgttcaagaccaacaaacaacaaaaccatttcTTCTTTGGCGGAGAGAGCAAGTAAAGACATGAGGCAGCTTTTATGGCCTGGATGGCCCAGGTGAGATCAATAGAGGCAACACACCTCCCATGTCAAACAACTGCCTGATGAGGTTGGCTGGAACATCCTCAAAGACAATGGGAGGGCCGTCACAATAAGCATAAAGCAGAAATGAGGTGGCACAGTGACATCTCTGCTTTATGCTTTGCATAAGATGGAGTAACTGCTTTACATTGTAAACAGTAGATCATGGCTCGGGAAAGAGGCGCTTATTATAATCATAGATATGGCAACACAGTATTAATTGGCCCCAGGGCTACATGATTAAAGACCACATGGTTTTTGAAGgtgaaatactttattttatccttttaaaGCATAAATTGGTGCCTTTGCCAGAGACCAAATTCATAGCCAGAATGCACCAAATtgcaccatttaaaaaaaagaaagtgaagtGACCAATTCGTGctgcgatagccaatcagcattgagatcctctgcAGAGATATGACGCTGATGACGTACCAGCAGAAGTTCACTCACTGATTCATCGACtcatcaaaaacacaaaacattctaGCGTTCAAAATCGCGCGAGTAACACAACGCAAAAATTTGCATCGCGTTTGAtgtgaacacacctttacaCTGCCCCTCTGGGGTTCCACCTGGGTGTAATCAGAAATGTGCTCTGTTGACCCATGACCACACCTGACAGTGATGTAATGGTGCACTGACACACGCTGGAGTACACCTCCACCAGCAGAGGTCAGCAAAGCAAGATTTTCATGGGGCAGCatattcaaaaacacaaaatgatcaccAAATAACTGGGATTTACTGAACAGCACAGACTGATGACATGTAACAGATGATCAGGGGatggattgtttttttaaaatgtgtcattttgtttttgtacttgcACACATACGATATAGTAAAATATCAAACCTCGTGTTTTACAGCATTGTCATAATTTGAAATCAAAAAGCTGTGCAGAATCTCAGTCGTCTTCTCTGCTCTTGATAGTTTGTTGCAGGGCGCCCTCTTCCTGGTCACAGCCGGGCTGTATCTGTTCAGGCGGCAGGAGTACATTGGCTTCCTGGTGCTGTGTCTCGCTCTCAGCTGGGTCAACACACTCTACTTCTCCAGGGGCAGCAGACACATGGGCATCTACAGCATCATGATACAGAAGGTAGTCCACACAGGCTGCACCGCACCACAGTGAACATTCCAGTGAACGATCCACACTGAAGCCTTTTGTCCTGTTTCTTTCTTTGCAGATGATCCTCAGTGATATCCTGCGCTTTATTGTTGTCTACCTCGTCTTCCTCTTTGGATTCGCAGCAGGTATGCCCTCCCAAAATGCTCTGACGCTAAAATATAACTCAGAGGGTAATATTATCAAGATTTTCACTTGAGAATTTACTCACTTTGCTTTAATGATTTGAAATTTAGCAGATCTATTACTCTCCTAAACAAATGAAGGACATATTGAGATATAAACTTGACATAAAAGCGGCCATGAACAGGATCTCGCACACATCGTTGGTACTGGCGGGACGTCGGTTTTTCCGTAAATGTCGGATACCATGCCCATTAGGTAGATGGTATTTCCTGCTTGGAGTGCATATTTTGTACCACTTTCTGTGTCCTCTATGTGGCATCAGAGAACACACACTAATTACATGTCATGTTGCTGTATATCATGTGTAGACCACACCAtgtaaatttaatgtaaattagtGATCTTTGTCGCAtctggctgacttcctgttgtctGTAGGTGGTGATATGAGTCAGGATGGGCCTGTAGATGTCTTCAGGCTTAGACTTTTATCCAGCATGTGAAATCTGGGGCAGATTGAATTGTGTGCAGTCAGTAGCTTCCTGTGTCGTGTAAAGACATCGAAATTCGTTGTGCTGCCATAGTACCGCTGTTCCATCAAAGCACAAACGCTTTCCAGTTTGGCATCATATAGGTCTTGAGATACTGCTGCCCAAATTTGAGATGGATCTATTGAATCCTCTGGGAGGAGTTTTGTAAAGTTCCATTCCACCTGTCCATTCCCTTAAAATGGCGTGTTCTCACATGACCTGTGACATCGCTGTTCAAGTTATCAACTGTTCTTTTGCAATTTAGGGTCTTGTTAGTTGGAGGTTCATAACACCCAAATCTGAAATGAATCCGATCTCAAAGTAGTTTTGAAAAGGTtgtataaaatgaaaacacacaaaattcaaaatggccgacatTCGGGGTGGGTGTAGCTAAAGTAACCCAATTAGAAATATGTCTGAAATGATGAGAGGAATGTACTTACCAAAGTAAGTGAACATCAGGGTAGCTTAAGCCATCCACGCATTGGGGGGCGCTATTGAGCCCACAAAACATGCATGCATCCAATCCTGTATATTCTTGTGCTGTTCACAGGGCTTGATGTGTGCTGGAAAAAAATTTGAGTATTCCAAGGGAGTCAAAAATGCGTTCAAAGGCTAAAAGCAATCAGAGGGCTACAGAGACCATGTGTGACACACAAACCCTATTGCACCctcaaatgaaaataatttttagtTTGAACAAGCATGCAAAGTTTTGTGAGTTTCTGTGCATCCTAAAGTCCTCAAACACTAATGCttgtaaaatgaaaattaatgcaccagaaatccaagatggctgacTTCCTCTTGGCAAAACATTTCCCTAAAATTTCTCTTCCCTTGTCCTGTCACAGCGTTGATCACTCTGATTGTAAAGCCTCCGAACAACATGACTGCTGTAACTCAGCCGCCACAAAAGGGGCGTCTCTTTGGTCCCCTTGCGCCTGACAAGGAGTGTGTAAAACCCACCTTTGAAAACTTCGCCTTCACCCTGCTGGAGCTCTTCAAGTTCACCATCGGCATGGGCGACGTGGAATTCGTCCAGGAAGGCGAGAACAAGGGGGTTTTCTACATGCTCCTCATTGGCTACATCGTTCTTACGTACATCCTGCTGCTCAACATGCTCATCGCCGTCATGAACCGCACGGTGGAGAGGACCACCAGCGAGAGCGCCAGCATCTGGAAGCTGCAGGTGAGGCGTGCTCTGTGGTCGAGGGGAGTGTCTATCCAAGGCAGCTGCGGGTTGTTTATGAAGTGCTGTGACTGTTTTCAGAGGGCCATCACGATCCTGGACATGGAGAGGAGGCTGTCTTGCTGTCTGAGGGAGAGGTATCGCTGTGGGGTGGAGAAGAACCTCGGCACTGCTCTTGGAGACGACTGTCGCCGGTGTTTCAGGTTTGCTTCTTTCAgttcagcaacaaaacaatcaGTTAATTACGTGATATGAAAGGCTCCATCAATAGCTGAGTGTGAACGTCCACTCTGGGtgcttttttgattttgtcaagtcgagTTTAAAGTCATCAGATTTGTGACTGTGAGTTCAAGTCAACAGTCCACACCTCTTTGTCCTCAGCATTTCTTTGCCTTTGTGTTAATGACGTTTATAAAACTGGGGAATTTCTACCATTAATTAAATTATGACACCTTACCAAGTCAAGCAAACCTTCACACTTGGGGCAAAACTGAGACACCATCCTGCCCCATGTGTGCTGGAAGAGGATCCCTCTAACACCTCCTCAGCAGCTGCCCCAAAGCCTTGGCTGATGGTTACCATTGGTGCTATGCCCAGCTGCTCAAGGCAGTTGCGGAAGCCATTTAGTCCAGTAAACACCACCCCAGGAAAAGAGGAAGGACCCCTTTTCTAACCACAGACAAGATGATACCAACTGTCCACAGCCCC
Encoded proteins:
- the trpv1 gene encoding transient receptor potential cation channel subfamily V member 1, whose amino-acid sequence is MDKSEMFGFSLESDDRTEEEKARQKEAKKGGLVSALGLGQESPKAPMDTDYQEEMEDPKPQIRFNLNFDKGIRGVGEPSTKRDSKTFSIDRLFEAASSGDARDLDGLHQYLHQNMKKLSDSLYQSYGKTALMKALLHLKDGKNETVELLIDISEKMGDIKEFVNAAYTNTYYKGQTALHIAIERRSISYVKLLVSKGADVHAKACGTFFQPHDGPSFYFGELPLSLAACTNQPDVVDFLMENGYQSADAKLTDSQGNTVLHALVVVADNSTHNTEFITNMYDRILKTTARLHPKLKLEDIENHKGLTPLKMAAKTGKIGLFSHILQREFQESNTKHLSRKFTEWVYGPVHSSLYDLASVDSYEDKSVMEILVYGSDIPNRHKMLQTEPLGQLLEEKWRMFAGRMFFLNFLVYILYLTIFTLVAYNRKFGKPPFPVENNLMGYLDLSGQLVMVLANCYFFLVGVAEMKRKRPKLQTLLIDGYYEILFLLQGALFLVTAGLYLFRRQEYIGFLVLCLALSWVNTLYFSRGSRHMGIYSIMIQKMILSDILRFIVVYLVFLFGFAAALITLIVKPPNNMTAVTQPPQKGRLFGPLAPDKECVKPTFENFAFTLLELFKFTIGMGDVEFVQEGENKGVFYMLLIGYIVLTYILLLNMLIAVMNRTVERTTSESASIWKLQRAITILDMERRLSCCLRERYRCGVEKNLGTALGDDCRRCFRVEEVNWNKWNSNLGKIDEDPGCWDRDHQPTSHRLSNRLNRGRSWRDFSLEGSLWRRQTQQSTEMTPLSSTHV